Proteins encoded together in one Labrus mixtus chromosome 18, fLabMix1.1, whole genome shotgun sequence window:
- the mgaa gene encoding MAX dimerization protein MGA a, whose amino-acid sequence MASKKQRGMVFCEEGGFTPAADHLPECFAALKPGRRNEGGKHSTCLMNEEAGMMGSPYMNPSEEAIKATVGLPALKYPAGSDSISPDSLSPACVCRGIRVTLDNNSMWNEFFKCRTEMILTKQGSRMFPYCRFRISGLQPSRKYTLIMDIQPLDNSQYEWTGSSWQVAGKAESQVKSAPFAHPESPSTGQHWMLNPVSFYKLKLTNNLTDQEGNTILHPMHRYLPRLHIFQTDKPVKDIKLSGPAVFTFTFPQTEFMAVTAYQNSHFAQLKVDCNPFAKGLKEDISKLKVNSRKDYSKDGGTTTNKLHPVKKSLKSLLENHKLRTSKAANLMPSVSCDLQTTNRDQSAAKISGESSRSPPAQKLFSELIREAHVSLQRCNLDQLSNNNIHHTTEWTNTKTTTLKHNGQEGSKPVRTHSETSAANKDGAVVSTRKVRQDPVKSLNISTDCPATSASSTSSAGHYLSVDSEHQRNLSVDSEHQRNLSVDSERQQNSFVESEHQQNSSVDLAHTLNSSVDQPKPEAPSEDQVKQHKRPAQLPLPALALFLKQHSTKRKKAKIRQDSPPPALPSETSSEPMTLNPASSKDPPKDVTQSKKQTSSCADECLSPDEPSTWPSSPSGQEATAASNRQRTDYMSMSDPEITTQHQADSPPVLSSSDELLCPPLTSFSPMSSFSLIPSPSSDLVLPVEISHPSASPTMKSECLLPDPECSSFAFEPLSPTSSPEPLPSLPVSITLELSSQTSEYECVHPEEESAESVFKWHTVLPPPEPNVHSSFTTFQSTPHTLPLASVPSPVLPSETASLPEPQSLDPSTSPPEMFQVNEQSLPFSAELSPLALQLPLSPTFSSLDGDPLSPTPSLADLVHLFSMDDDLGLGVEFSNSESVAATCLPSSTVETDPQESSQPLQMVQANKPCKRRKKCRRRKVARTHTDQEKDSSTYTCMQANLEEVEEQLFISFTSKEALKLHIVDSLKVSDPEAQRTHEGHLQTPEGHLQTPEDSPEHDSLEKKIAAFQKILLRDLKLMRHRQVIHPVLQEVGLKMNLLDPTQAIDLQYLGVRLPLSPPGLSVDPSNPGVCGAFVSRTGKTTDVTQIKGWREKFSPSEAPPPPALPEVGPGPDTQKKNLSAFCSDMLDQYLENEGKLIDRQVDSLSQQQSDPPVYQLPTTSTSYVRTLDSMLKKQVASDLISGFIPPSKRPKLPPKEPRTYLRETTKQRGPKSHKPRPESALTSGSSPAESTHVTKLPIVPTAAASLSSAAPPISEPLAPINKPKKQRHILRVPFASGQPSKVKERRKLKPRTMSQTLIHPSITNVVSEDLAPLDSDPEQGNKTHSVPVVTRGLLRQKDLEDGGVWEGKPRTRITEERAAVALTSLFTLKGFVIENPTTPVQVVRRQAPPCLNEFCRLGCVCCSLSHGCRISHCGRPACMLGCSCLKQKVVLLKHLDPDSSPSHQGNRKRRRRRMKMAYVLKEADSVSQPAERVRTLWKRDGRDSDQDPIHVPKAVHRPCPSERTTVSSCARVRGYFPKRRSQKVKDTPEDKKSKDGRLKRVKLKDPRSSTSSAALGPDQVVSSVQSPSSCIELTPKPSKRLIILTEGKWGSAADRSMVLKHLCERMAQDQLNQSFCLGGYRITPISQTAEGDGADSCIQYRVHISIPEPEKPAQQAPNTDQQQEHMKQVFREAEPPEEWQREVEAEEAEPPEDWQREVEEEEAEPSEDWQREVEEEEPSEDWQREVEEDEAEPPEDWQRALEEEEAEPSKNDQTKDVSEEKAASTYHQVHDANHREEQDMRSEKKKRISLGLPFLTGVSPAGFLMTRRKQPGGTDHLVQVNGKLYPLAKIQLGQMGALHPANRLAAYLTGRVGSNRKQHGSSAEPHQSRSPGTPHHNASSSSPVVGIPLPKPQPSVPILSIQTPPTESHLPVFLHQSAALSNQPTLEGTGSRVVTMMLYPNRTGKTNQVTVVPAASSSSAHLPGPNPALKVSQVWMVPATGPLQGPVRGPSPTSTGQRMILKPVQTTSGLQFYRRPDGKLVQLVPLSQLRPVPKIQEKNKIQDQKKIQDQTCSVQKVLQPAYCQTSDPQSLPLLPAPTQPPSAVLAQRETCKFKVFPTDHTKEPMIVTCVKVPLPPPTKMAASSPLLPKASVNLLSLSPDKGEGASLGVKTVTTAPCGVVVHQKPHTIIQTTSRSQSNPQGSEVSLSPPQPPAHRTGPEPEPCSNLRDLDMMCVETEVVAAGTVVGDKQQSETLETEETENSSDFEEETDEERDSVKSQPDNIRHNMLEKQRRVKMMKLFKNLRRELGQEEKTPKIHILKKAMEAIQELRTAQTNLTGIKRLLMKRRDHYLSIIAPPTGSKHKEVIEEAGLQSDKMYELTDNSSDEEKVIALTTNVMDSQVEHDVQSVTMGMMDEIGQLSDAQRSLSSIMEDLDSKDALSAKKLLQDQRVNTAFKALQSVMNDKNSARTHLLKQACREIQTLQCEMKLLKSLKSCLRQQRDAYMKKIQQGSGKSQQGILRKHQSSKKDKAANHLQDTEGGVASSSTDDDIILTSSNLQQPFKAPHTLTPPTTTPVQTHFLKNQPVLAPTVTHNSSGVKDRTRTIPNILTHRRKMVKGEMLLII is encoded by the exons ATGGCTTCTAAGAAGCAGAGAGGAATGGTTTTCTGTGAGGAAGGGGGGTTCACACCTGCAGCAGACCACCTACCTGAGTGCTTTGCAGCTCTTAAACCAGGGAGGAGAAATGAAGGTGGGAAACACAGCACCTGTTTGATGAATGAAGAAGCAGGCATGATGGGTAGCCCCTACATGAACCCATCAGAGGAAGCCATCAAGGCTACTGTTGGACTTCCTGCTTTGAAGTATCCAGCAGGTTCAGATAGCATTTCACCTGACAGCCTGTCACCTGCCTGTGTCTGCAGAGGCATCAGAGTGACTCTGGACAACAACAGCATGTGGAACGAGTTCTTTAAATGCAGAACAGAGATGATTCTGACCAAACAAGGAAGCAGGATGTTCCCCTATTGTCGCTTTCGGATCTCCGGCCTGCAGCCGTCCAGGAAGTACACGTTGATCATGGACATTCAACCTCTGGATAACAGTCAGTATGAGTGGACTGGCAGCAGCTGGCAGGTCGCTGGGAAGGCAGAGTCTCAGGTGAAGAGTGCACCATTTGCCCATCCAGAGTCTCCTTCGACGGGCCAACACTGGATGCTGAACCCAGTGTCCTTTTACAAACTGAAGCTCACAAACAACCTGACAGACCAAGAGGGTAACACCATCCTGCATCCTATGCACCGCTACCTGCCCCGTTTGCACATCTTTCAAACTGACAAGCCTGTTAAAGACATCAAGCTGAGCGGTCCTGCTGTCTTCACCTTCACTTTCCCTCAGACTGAGTTCATGGCCGTCACAGCGTACCAGAACTCTCACTTTGCTCAGCTGAAGGTCGACTGTAACCCGTTCGCTAAAGGACTGAAGGAGGACATCTCAAAGCTAAAAGTGAACTCTAGAAAAGATTATAGCAAAGATGGAggcacaacaacaaacaagctGCATCCTGTGAAGAAGAGCTTGAAGTCTTTACTGGAAAACCATAAACTGAGAACCTCAAAAGCAGCGAacttgatgccttcagtgtcaTGTGACCTGCAGACTACAAACAGAGATCAGTCGGCTGCAAAGATCAGTGGGGAAAGTTCACG TTCTCCTCCAGCTCAGAAGTTATTTTCTGAGCTGATTCGTGAGGCTCACGTTTCACTACAAAGATGCAACCTGGACCAgctgagcaacaacaacatccaTCACACAACTGAGTGGACCAACACTAAAACAACAACTCTAAAACACAATGGACAAGAGGGCAGTAAACCTGTCAGAACACACAGTGAAACATCAGCTGCAAACAAAGATGGAGCTGTTGTGAGTACCAGGAAAGTGAGGCAAGACCCTGTGAAGTCACTGAACATCAGTACTGATTGTCCTGCTACATCAGCTTCATCAACTTCATCAGCGGGCCACTACTTGTCTGTGGACTCGGAGCACCAACGGAACTTGTCTGTGGACTCGGAGCACCAACGGAACTTGTCTGTGGATTCCGAGCGCCAACAGAACTCTTTTGTGGAATCAGAGCACCAACAGAATTCGTCTGTGGACTTAGCGCACACACTGAACTCTTCTGTGGACCAACCAAAGCCTGAAGCTCCGTCAGAAGACCAAGTTAAACAACACAAACGTCCGGCACAGCTGCCTCTTCCAGCTCTagctctgtttttaaagcagcacTCTACAAAACGTAAAAAAGCAAAGATCAGGCAGGACTCTCCTCCCCCAGCACTCCCATCTGAAACTTCTTCTGAACCCATGACTTTGAATCCTGCTTCCTCAAAGGACCCCCCTAAAGATGTAACTCAGTCCAAAAAACAGACGTCCTCATGTGCTGATGAATGTCTTTCACCTGATGAACCCAGCACTTGGCCTTCCAGTCCATCAGGTCAGGAAGCTACAGCTGCTTCGAACAGACAAAGAACTGATTATATGTCTATGTCAGACCCTGAAATCACCACCCAACATCAGGCTGATAGTCCACCTGTGTTATCCAGCTCAGATGAGCTTCTTTGTCCCCCTTTGACATCTTTTTCCCCCATGAGCTCCTTTTCTCTTATCCCCTCACCATCCTCTGACCTGGTGTTACCTGTTGAGATTTCACACCCATCAGCCTCCCCCACCATGAAGTCTGAGTGTCTGCTTCCTGATCCAGAGTGTTCTTCTTTTGCCTTTGAGCCATTGTCTCCTACAAGTTCTCCTGAACCATTACCTTCGCTGCCTGTATCTATAACTTTAGAACTCAGCTCTCAGACTTCTGAATATGAATGTGTTCATCCTGAAGAAGAATCAGCTGAATCAGTGTTTAAATGGCATACAGTTTTACCTCCACCTGAGCCTAACGTCCACTCTTCATTCACAACATTTCAGTCCACGCCACACACTCTTCCTTTAGCCTCTGTTCCATCTCCTGTGCTGCCTTCAGAGACTGCCTCCCTCCCTGAACCACAGTCTTTGGACCCATCCACATCGCCCCCTGAGATGTTTCAGGTAAACGAACAGTCACTACCATTCTCTGCAGAGCTGTCCCCCCTCGCACTCCAGCTGCCACTGTCGCCAACCTTCTCCTCTTTAGACGGAGACCCGTTATCACCCACGCCATCACTAGCTGACCTTGTGCACCTTTTCTCCATGGACGATGACCTGGGGTTGGGGGTGGAGTTTTCAAACTCAGAGTCGGTGGCTGCAACCTGCCTGCCTTCAAGCACAGTTGAAACAGACCCACAGGAGTCGTCTCAGCCGCTGCAGATGGTCCAAGCCAACAAACCCTGCAAACGCAGGAAGAAGTGTCGCCGACGAAAGGTCGCTAGGACCCACACGGATCAGGAGAAAGACAGCTCCACCTACACCTGCATGCAGGCGAACcttgaggaggtggaggagcagcTGTTTATCTCCTTCACATCAAAG gAGGCCCTCAAACTTCACATTGTGGACTCTTTAAAAGTATCAGACCCTGAGGCTCAGAGAACACATGAAGGTCACCTGCAGACACCTGAAGGTCACCTGCAGACACCGGAGGACTCACCTGAGCACG ACAGCTTGGAGAAAAAGATTGCTGCCTTCCAGAAGATCCTCCTGAGAGACCTGAAACTGAtgagacacagacaggtgatCCATCCTGTGCTGCAGGAAG TGGGTCTGAAGATGAACCTGCTGGATCCCACTCAGGCCATAGACCTGCAGTACTTGGGGGTCCGCCTGCCCCTGTCCCCACCTGGACTCTCTGTGGATCCCTCAAATCCAG gtgtttgtgGTGCGTTCGTGTCCCGGACAGGAAAAACAACAGATGTGACTCAGATTAAAGGCTGGAGAGAGAAGTTCAGTCCATCAGAGGCTCCACCCCCTCCTGCACTACCTGAAG TTGGTCCTGGTCCtgacacacagaagaagaacctCTCTGCATTCTGTAGTGACATGTTGGATCAGTACCTGGAGAATGAGGGAAAGCTGATTGATCGGCAAGTTGACAGTCTGTCTCAGCAGCAGTCTGACCCTCCGGTCTACCAACTGCCCACCACCAGCACTAGCTACGTCCGGACCCTTGACAGCATGCTGAAGAAGCAGGTGGCCTCAGACCTGATATCTGGATTCATTCCCCCCTCCAAGAGACCCAAACTCCCTCCAAAGGAGCCCCGAACCTACCTGAGAGAAACCACCAAGCAGAGAGGTCCAAAATCACACAAACCAAGACCAGAATCTGCTCTTACATCTGGATCCAGTCCAGCTGAGTCAACCCATGTCACCAAACTGCCCATTGTTCCGACCGCAGCTGCCTCCCTTTCTTCAGCAGCCCCCCCTATATCAGAACCCTTGGCCCCAATCAACAAACCtaagaaacagagacacattcTGAGAGTCCCATTTGCATCAGGACAGCCATCaaaggtaaaggagaggaggaagcttAAACCCAGGACCATGTCCCAGACCCTAATCCACCCCAGCATTACCAATGTCGTCTCAGAAGACTTGGCTCCACTGGATTCAGACCCAGAACAGGGGAATAAGACTCATAGCGTTCCTGTGGTGACAAGGGGTCTGCTGAGACAGAAGGACCTGGAGGATGGAGGGGTCTGGGAAGGAAAACCCAGAACCAGAATCACAGAAGAGAGGGCTGCCGTTGCTCTGACATCACTGTTCACTCTGAAG GGCTTTGTCATCGAAAATCCGACCACTCCAGTGCAGGTGGTCCGCAGACAGGCCCCTCCCTGCCTAAATGAGTTCTGCCGGCTGggctgtgtgtgctgcagctTGTCTCATGGCTGCAGGATCAGTCACTGCGGCCGGCCCGCCTGCATGCTGGGCTGCAGCTGCCTCAAACAGAAGGTGGTTCTCCTCAAGCACCTTGACCCGGACTCAAGCCCCTCCCACCagggaaacaggaagaggaggaggaggaggatgaagatggcTTATG TTCTGAAGGAGGCGGACTCGGTTTCCCAGCCTGCCGAACGGGTCCGTACTCTGTGGAAGAGGGATGGCAGAGACTCAGATCAAGATCCGATTCACGTCCCTAAAGCAGTTCATCGGCCCTGCCCATCA gAGAGGACAACAGTTAGCAGCTGTGCCAGGGTCAGAGGTTATTTCCCGAAGAGGCGGAGCCAAAAAGTGAAG GACACACCTGAGGACAAAAAATCTAAGGACGGTCGTTTGAAACGTGTGAAATTGAAGGACCCTCGGAGCTCCACATCCTCAGCAG CACTTGGACCAGATCAGGTTGTTTCCTCAGTCCAATCTCCTAGTTCTTGTATCGAGTTAACCCCGAAGCCGTCCAAGCGTCTGATCATCCTGACGGAGGGTAAGTGGGGCAGCGCCGCCGACAGGAGCATGGTGTTAAAGCACCTGTGTGAGCGAATGGCTCAGGACCAACTCAACCAATCGTTCTGCCTTGGGGGGTACCGCATAACTCCCATCAGCCAGACTGCTGAGGGGGACGGGGCTGACAGCTGCATACAGTACAGAGTCCACATCTCCATACCAGAACCAGAAAAACCAGCACAACAAGCACCTAACACAGACCAACAACAG GAACACATGAAACAGGTTTTCAGGGAGGCGGAGCCTCCTGAAGAATGGCAGAGAGAGGTGGAAGCGGAAGAGGCTGAGCCTCCTGAAGATTggcagagagaggtggaggaggaagaggcggaGCCTAGTGAAGACTggcagagagaggtggaggaggaagagcctAGTGAAGACTggcagagagaggtggaggaggacgaggCAGAGCCTCCTGAAGATTGGCAGAGAGCgttggaggaggaagaggcggaGCCTAGCAAAAATGACCAAACAAAGGATGTCAGTGAGGAGAAGGCAGCATCAACTTATCACCAGGTGCACGATGCAAACCACAGAGAAGAACAGGACATgagatcagagaagaagaagaggatcaGTTTGGGTCTGCCATTCCTCACAGGAGTCTCACCTGCTGGCTTCCTGATGACCAGGAGGAAGCAGCCAGGAGGAACAGACCACCTGGTCCAG GTGAATGGGAAACTCTATCCTCTGGCTAAGATCCAGTTGGGACAGATGGGGGCGCTTCATCCTGCGAACAGATTGGCAGCTTACTTGACGGGGCGGGTGGggtcaaacaggaagcagcatgGCTCCTCCGCTGAACCTCACCAGAGCCGAAGTCCTGGAACGCCCCACCATAatgcttcctcctcttctcctgtgGTCGGCATTCCTCTACCCAAACCTCAGCCGTCAGTCCCAATTCTCTCCATCCAGACCCCACCAACAG AGTCTCATCTGCCAGTCTTCCTCCACCAATCAGCTGCCTTGTCTAACCAGCCAACACTTGAGGGGACAGGGTCTCGGGTAGTGACAATGATGTTGTACCCAAATAGGACAGGAAAGACCAACCAGGTCACAGTGGTACCTGCAGCATCTTCTAGCTCCGCCCATCTACCAG GTCCAAACCCGGCTCTGAAGGTCTCTCAGGTGTGGATGGTCCCAGCCACGGGTCCTCTTCAGGGTCCTGTTCGGGGTCCGTCACCAACCTCCACTGGTCAGAGGATGATACTGAAGCCAGTTCAGACCACATCAGGGTTACAATTCTACCGCAGACCTGACGGGAAACTTGTCCAACTGGTCCCCCTCAGCCAGCTGAGACCAGTCCCCAAGATCCAGGAAAAGAACAAGATCCAGGACCAGAAAAAGATCCAGGACCAGACCTGTTCTGTGCAGAAAG TCCTCCAGCCTGCTTACTGTCAGACCTCAGACCCCCAATCCCTGCCCCTCCTCCCTGCCCCAACCCAGCCCCCCTCTGCTGTCTTGGCTCAAAGGGAGACTTGTAAATTTAAAGTCTTCCCCACTGACCACACAAAGGAACCAATGATTGTCACCTGTGTGAAAGTCCCGCTCCCTCCCCCAACCAAGATGGCCGCCTCCTCCCCACTCCTCCCCAAGGCCTCTGTGAATCTTCTCTCCCTCAGTCCAGATAAAGGTGAGGGGGCAAGCTTGGGTGTGAAGACTGTGACAACGGCCCCTTGTGGGGTTGTAGTCCATCAGAAACCTCATACCATAATCCAGACCACTAGTAGATCCCAGTCCAACCCTCAAGGGTCAGAGGTCTCTCTATCCCCACCTCAACCCCCAGCCCACAGGACCGGACCTGAGCCAGAGCCGTGTAGCAACCTAAGGGACCTGGACATGATGTGTGTGGAGACTGAGGTGGTTGCTGCCGGGACAGTTGTTGGAGACAAGCAGCAATCAGAGACGTTGGAAACTGAGGAGACGGAGAACTCGTCAGACTTTGAGGAGGAAACGGACGAAGAAAGAGATTCAGTCAAATCTCAG CCTGACAACATACGTCACAACATGTTGGAGAAGCAGCGtagagtgaagatgatgaagctGTTTAAAAATCTGAGGAGAGAATTGGGACAGGAAGAGAAGACACCAAAGATCCACATCCTGAAAAAG GCGATGGAGGCGATCCAAGAGCTGAGGACTGCACAAACAAATCTTACAGGGATAAAGAGGTtgctgatgaagaggagggaccACTATCTCAGCATCATCGCTCCCCCCACag GAAGTAAACACAAGGAGGTGATcgaggaggcggggcttcagTCGGACAAGATGTATGAGCTGACAGACAACTCGTCTGATGAGGAGAAAGTCATCGCCTTGACGACAAATGTGATGGATTCTCAG GTGGAACATGATGTTCAAAGTGTCACCATGGGGATGATGGATGAGATTGGTCAGCTGAGTGATGCCCAGAGGAGTCTGTCGAGCATCATGGAGGACCTGGACTCAAA AGACGCTTTGAGTGCAAAGAAGTTGCTGCAAGATCAAAGAGTCAACACCGCCTTCAAAGCTCTCCAGTCCGTGATGAATGACAAAAACTCTGCAAGGACACACCTGTTAAAACAG gctTGTCGGGAGATTCAGACGCTGCAGTGTGAGATGAAACTACTGAAAAGTCTGAAGAGCTGTCTGAGACAGCAGAGAGACGCCTACATGAAGAAGATCCAGCAGGGGTCAG gtaaaagtcAGCAGGGAATCCTCAGGAAACACCAGTCGTCCAAGAAAGACAAAGCAGCCAATCATCTTCAAGATACAGAAGGGGGTGTGGCTTCCTCATCAACTGATGATGACATCATATTAACTTCCTCCAACCTGCAGCAGCCTTTCAAGGCTCCTCACACGCTGACCCCGCCCACAACTACACCTGTgcagacacattttttgaaaaatcAACCTGTCCTGGCTCCCACTGTTACCCACAATTCATCAGGGGTTAAGGACAGGACGAGGACGATCCCAAACATCCTGACTCACAGAAGGAAGATGGTGAAGGGTGAGATGTTGTTGATTATTTAA